The following are encoded in a window of Arctopsyche grandis isolate Sample6627 chromosome 4, ASM5162203v2, whole genome shotgun sequence genomic DNA:
- the LOC143911040 gene encoding cytochrome P450 6a2-like isoform X1 — protein MILISFWWDLLICLTSIATFFLYTYVKRRHSYWEEKGLKGPAPSFLIGNLGGVFTGKVGFPLRFTELYYELKSDPFVGIYMMLRQTLMVNDLDHIKNILVKDFAHFTDHSFGFDEKTEPLSAHLFSLKGEKWKKLRYKLTPTFTTSKIKYMFESVNKCADVMMNFLKENIVDGQVEEVKEIMAKLNTDVIGCCAFGIECDSFKNPNSQFRKMGKKIFQLSFFGSVMRICSFFFPKAMAKKKFSIIGSDINDFFYNLVKDTIEHRENNNIVRNDFLQLLIQLKNEGSIADENLDKSEAPPDDGTRLTMMQLAAQVFVFFIAGFETSSTTASFALYELALNPDVQKTLTDEIDDILAKHDGKITYDSLGEMTYLTKVIEETLRKYPPLPVLFRICTKDYILPDTNIKIEKDTPVMIPVYGIQRDPDIYPNPNKFDPERFTPENKAARHHFAYLPFGEGPRICIGSRFGMMQTKLGLATFLSKYEVSVCDKTLIPMEYDKRSFVLTSNGGLWLKLKRRSK, from the exons atgatACTGATATCATTTTGGTGGGATTTGTTAATATGCTTGACGAGCATtgcgacattttttttatacacctaCGTAAAGCGTAGACATTCATATTGGGAAGAGAAAGGATTGAAAGGTCCCGCCCCCTCATTTTTAATTGGAAATTTGGGTGGTGTGTTTACTGGAAAGGTGGGTTTCCCATTGAGATTTACTGAATTATACTATGAGCTGAAGAGCGATCCATTTGTTGGAATATATATGATGCTGAGGCAGACGCTGATGGTAAATGATTTGGATCACATTAAGAATATATTAGTGAAGGACTTTGCCCACTTCACAGATCATTCCTTTGGATTTGATGAGAAAACAGAACCACTATCAGCTCATCTGTTCTCATTGAAAGGAGAGAAGTGGAAAAAATTGAGGTATAAACTGACGCCAACCTTTACCACAAGCAAAATTAAGTACATGTTTGAATCTGTCAACAAGTGCGCTGATGTCATGATGAATTTTTTGAAGGAAAATATAGTAGACGGTCAGGTCGAAGAGGTTAAAGAAATAATGGCAAAGTTGAATACTGATGTTATTGGGTGTTGTGCTTTTGGAATTGAATGTGACAGCTTCAAGAATCCTAATTCTCAGTTCAGAAAAATGgggaagaaaattttccaactgTCATTTTTCGGTTCAGTAATGAGAATTTGCTCGTTCTTTTTCCCCAAGGCAATGGCCAAGAAGAAATTTAGTATTATAGGTAGcgatattaatgattttttctACAATCTGGTGAAAGACACGATAGAACACAGAGAGAATAATAACATTGTAAGAAACGACTTTTTGCAGTTACTAATACAATTAAAGAACGAGGGCTCTATTGCTGACGAAAATCTGG acAAGTCAGAAGCGCCTCCTGATGATGGCACCAGGCTGACTATGATGCAATTGGCCGCTCAGGTCTTTGTATTCTTTATTGCTGGTTTTGAAACGTCTTCCACGACGGCTAGTTTCGCTCTATACGAGTTAGCTTTGAATCCAGATGTCCAGAAAACATTGACTGATGAAATTGACGACATATTAGCTAAACACGATGGAAAAATAACGTATGACTCTCTGGGTGAAATGACTTACTTGACCAAAGTCATTGAAG AAACTTTAAGAAAGTATCCTCCACTGCCAGTATTGTTCAGAATATGCACTAAGGATTACATATTGCCAGATacgaatattaaaattgaaaaggaCACTCCTGTGATGATACCTGTGTATGGAATACAGAGAGATCCTGATATTTATCCCAATCCAAACAAATTCGATCCAGAGAGGTTTACTCCCGAGAACAAAGCAGCCAGACATCACTTTGCGTATCTGCCATTTGGCGAAGGGCCCCGTATTTGTATAG gtaGTCGCTTTGGTATGATGCAGACCAAACTGGGATTAGCTACATTTTTGTCTAAATATGAAGTATCCGTCTGCGATAAAACACTCATACCAATGGAATATGATAAAAGGTCATTCGTTTTGACGAGCAATGGTGGTTTGTGGTTGAAGCTCAAGCGTAGgtctaaataa
- the LOC143911040 gene encoding putative cytochrome P450 6a14 isoform X2 → MAFLLTSISCVTLLICACYYWIMRRYSYWKNKGIASPKPSIPFGNIRNTVLGAKQIGVDFSDIYNNNKTEDYVGVYMVLKPTLVINNLDLIKTALTKDFVHFSDHGLPFDEEAEPISGHLFNVGGAKWKNLRAKLTPTFTSSRMRSMFDVVHDCAAEVAKHLDQCTEDDLDVKEILATFGNDVIASCAFGVELNTFKNPDDKFRKMGRRIFKQSPLEEIVNVFDFFLPNVITKFKPMILGREVEEFFYSIVEQTVNFREKNGIVRNDFMQLLIQLKNTGSISEEGVDKSEAPPDDGTRLTMMQLAAQVFVFFIAGFETSSTTASFALYELALNPDVQKTLTDEIDDILAKHDGKITYDSLGEMTYLTKVIEETLRKYPPLPVLFRICTKDYILPDTNIKIEKDTPVMIPVYGIQRDPDIYPNPNKFDPERFTPENKAARHHFAYLPFGEGPRICIGSRFGMMQTKLGLATFLSKYEVSVCDKTLIPMEYDKRSFVLTSNGGLWLKLKRRSK, encoded by the exons ATGGCATTTTTGCTAACATCAATATCATGTGTCACGTTATTGATTTGTGCCTGCTATTATTGGATAATGAGAAGATATTCCTACTGGAAGAATAAGGGAATAGCATCCCCGAAACCTAGTATACCATTCGGAAACATACGCAACACTGTACTAGGAGCAAAACAAATCGGAGTCGACTTCTCagatatatataataacaacaaaacagAGGATTACGTTGGCGTTTACATGGTGCTCAAACCGACGTTAGTCATAAATAatttagatttaattaaaacagCTCTGACGAAGGACTTTGTTCACTTTTCTGATCACGGTTTGCCGTTCGACGAAGAAGCTGAACCGATTTCGGGACACTTATTCAACGTAGGAGGTGCAAAATGGAAGAATCTGAGGGCGAAACTAACTCCAACTTTCACTTCGAGCAGGATGAGATCTATGTTTGATGTCGTGCACGATTGTGCAGCTGAAGTTGCGAAGCATCTGGATCAATGTACAGAAGACGATTTAGATGTGAAAGAAATACTTGCCACATTCGGAAATGATGTGATAGCTAGTTGTGCCTTCGGGGTTGAATTAAATACGTTTAAGAATCCCGATGATAAGTTCAGGAAGATGGGAAGGAGAATCTTCAAGCAATCTCCTTTGGAGGAGATTGTCAATgtgttcgatttttttcttcCGAATGTGATCACTAAGTTCAAACCTATGATACTGGGCAGGGAAGTTGAGGAATTCTTTTACAGTATCGTGGAACAAACTGTGAACTTCAGGGAGAAGAATGGAATAGTTCGCAATGATTTTATGCAGTTGTTAATCCAGCTGAAAAATACTGGATCCATTTCAGAAGAAGGCGTCg acAAGTCAGAAGCGCCTCCTGATGATGGCACCAGGCTGACTATGATGCAATTGGCCGCTCAGGTCTTTGTATTCTTTATTGCTGGTTTTGAAACGTCTTCCACGACGGCTAGTTTCGCTCTATACGAGTTAGCTTTGAATCCAGATGTCCAGAAAACATTGACTGATGAAATTGACGACATATTAGCTAAACACGATGGAAAAATAACGTATGACTCTCTGGGTGAAATGACTTACTTGACCAAAGTCATTGAAG AAACTTTAAGAAAGTATCCTCCACTGCCAGTATTGTTCAGAATATGCACTAAGGATTACATATTGCCAGATacgaatattaaaattgaaaaggaCACTCCTGTGATGATACCTGTGTATGGAATACAGAGAGATCCTGATATTTATCCCAATCCAAACAAATTCGATCCAGAGAGGTTTACTCCCGAGAACAAAGCAGCCAGACATCACTTTGCGTATCTGCCATTTGGCGAAGGGCCCCGTATTTGTATAG gtaGTCGCTTTGGTATGATGCAGACCAAACTGGGATTAGCTACATTTTTGTCTAAATATGAAGTATCCGTCTGCGATAAAACACTCATACCAATGGAATATGATAAAAGGTCATTCGTTTTGACGAGCAATGGTGGTTTGTGGTTGAAGCTCAAGCGTAGgtctaaataa
- the LOC143911040 gene encoding putative cytochrome P450 6a14 isoform X4: MRAKMTPTFTSSRMREMFDSVFRCTVEMLKYLDAGDTDQILEVKELMAKLNTDVIATCAFGIDCNTFENPDGRFRQMGKRFFNLKWWQKIMQMLVFFAPKIVWYSRISMLGKEMNDFFYGIVRDAINYRKENGVVRKDFLQILIQMMKEDEEIGKKDKSEAPPDDGTRLTMMQLAAQVFVFFIAGFETSSTTASFALYELALNPDVQKTLTDEIDDILAKHDGKITYDSLGEMTYLTKVIEETLRKYPPLPVLFRICTKDYILPDTNIKIEKDTPVMIPVYGIQRDPDIYPNPNKFDPERFTPENKAARHHFAYLPFGEGPRICIGSRFGMMQTKLGLATFLSKYEVSVCDKTLIPMEYDKRSFVLTSNGGLWLKLKRRSK; the protein is encoded by the exons ATGAGGGCTAAAATGACTCCGACTTTCACATCCAGCAGGATGAGGGAAATGTTCGACAGTGTCTTCAGATGCACTGTTGAGATGTTGAAGTATCTGGATGCTGGTGACACGGATCAGATATTGGAAGTCAAGGAACTTATGGCCAAGCTAAATACTGATGTCATAGCGACGTGTGCTTTTGGAATCGATTGTAACACGTTTGAAAATCCCGATGGTCGATTCAGACAGATGGGTAAAAGGTTTTTCAACTTGAAATGGTGGCAGAAAATCATGCAAATGTTGGTCTTCTTCGCACCGAAGATTGTGTGGTATTCCAGAATCAGTATGTTGGGGAAAGAGATGAATGACTTCTTTTATGGAATTGTGAGAGATGCTATCAATTATAGGAAAGAAAATGGAGTTGTTCGAAAGGATTTTCTTCAAATTCTCATACAGATGATGAAAGAAGACGAAGAAATTGGCAAAAAAG acAAGTCAGAAGCGCCTCCTGATGATGGCACCAGGCTGACTATGATGCAATTGGCCGCTCAGGTCTTTGTATTCTTTATTGCTGGTTTTGAAACGTCTTCCACGACGGCTAGTTTCGCTCTATACGAGTTAGCTTTGAATCCAGATGTCCAGAAAACATTGACTGATGAAATTGACGACATATTAGCTAAACACGATGGAAAAATAACGTATGACTCTCTGGGTGAAATGACTTACTTGACCAAAGTCATTGAAG AAACTTTAAGAAAGTATCCTCCACTGCCAGTATTGTTCAGAATATGCACTAAGGATTACATATTGCCAGATacgaatattaaaattgaaaaggaCACTCCTGTGATGATACCTGTGTATGGAATACAGAGAGATCCTGATATTTATCCCAATCCAAACAAATTCGATCCAGAGAGGTTTACTCCCGAGAACAAAGCAGCCAGACATCACTTTGCGTATCTGCCATTTGGCGAAGGGCCCCGTATTTGTATAG gtaGTCGCTTTGGTATGATGCAGACCAAACTGGGATTAGCTACATTTTTGTCTAAATATGAAGTATCCGTCTGCGATAAAACACTCATACCAATGGAATATGATAAAAGGTCATTCGTTTTGACGAGCAATGGTGGTTTGTGGTTGAAGCTCAAGCGTAGgtctaaataa
- the LOC143911040 gene encoding putative cytochrome P450 6a14 isoform X3, translating into MGERFSELYFQLKDKPYAGVFMMLRQTLMVNDLDQIKTILVKDFSHFTDHSFEMNEKYEPLANHLFNLGGEKWKNLRIKMTPTFTTSKMKMMFDSINSCADVMKNYLVNDIKDGNIEDVKEILSKFSTDVIGCCAFGIECDSFKNPNSQFRKMGKRVFHMPFHKAVLQMSLFFFPSMVTKINFSILGSDMNNFFYNLVKDTIEYREKNNIVRNDFLQLLMELRNEESANNSVDDKSEAPPDDGTRLTMMQLAAQVFVFFIAGFETSSTTASFALYELALNPDVQKTLTDEIDDILAKHDGKITYDSLGEMTYLTKVIEETLRKYPPLPVLFRICTKDYILPDTNIKIEKDTPVMIPVYGIQRDPDIYPNPNKFDPERFTPENKAARHHFAYLPFGEGPRICIGSRFGMMQTKLGLATFLSKYEVSVCDKTLIPMEYDKRSFVLTSNGGLWLKLKRRSK; encoded by the exons ATGGGTGAAAGATTTTCGGAgctatattttcaattgaaggaTAAACCATATGCTGGGGTTTTTATGATGCTGAGGCAAACCCTAATGGTGAACGATCTTGATCAGATTAAGACCATATTGGTTAAAGATTTTTCCCACTTTACTGACCATTCCTTCGAGATGAACGAGAAGTATGAGCCGTTGGCTAATCATTTATTCAATTTGGGAGGCGAGAAGTGGAAAAATTTGAGAATTAAAATGACGCCGACCTTCACTACTAGTAAAATGAAGATGATGTTCGACTCCATCAACTCCTGTGCCGATGTTATGAAGAATTATTTAGTAAATGACATTAAGGACGGAAACATTGAAGATGTGAAGGAAATATTGTCCAAGTTCAGTACTGATGTTATAGGTTGTTGTGCTTTCGGCATAGAATGTGATAGTTTCAAGAATCCCAATTCCCAGTTTAGGAAGATGGGTAAGAGAGTGTTTCATATGCCGTTCCATAAAGCCGTCTTACAGATGTCATTATTCTTCTTTCCCAGTATGGttactaaaataaattttagtattttggGCAGTGATAtgaataactttttttataatcttgtgAAAGATACCATCGAATATAGAGAGAAAAATAACATAGTGAGAAATGATTTTCTGCAGTTGCTTATGGAATTAAGAAATGAAGAATCCGCAAACAATAGCGTCGATG acAAGTCAGAAGCGCCTCCTGATGATGGCACCAGGCTGACTATGATGCAATTGGCCGCTCAGGTCTTTGTATTCTTTATTGCTGGTTTTGAAACGTCTTCCACGACGGCTAGTTTCGCTCTATACGAGTTAGCTTTGAATCCAGATGTCCAGAAAACATTGACTGATGAAATTGACGACATATTAGCTAAACACGATGGAAAAATAACGTATGACTCTCTGGGTGAAATGACTTACTTGACCAAAGTCATTGAAG AAACTTTAAGAAAGTATCCTCCACTGCCAGTATTGTTCAGAATATGCACTAAGGATTACATATTGCCAGATacgaatattaaaattgaaaaggaCACTCCTGTGATGATACCTGTGTATGGAATACAGAGAGATCCTGATATTTATCCCAATCCAAACAAATTCGATCCAGAGAGGTTTACTCCCGAGAACAAAGCAGCCAGACATCACTTTGCGTATCTGCCATTTGGCGAAGGGCCCCGTATTTGTATAG gtaGTCGCTTTGGTATGATGCAGACCAAACTGGGATTAGCTACATTTTTGTCTAAATATGAAGTATCCGTCTGCGATAAAACACTCATACCAATGGAATATGATAAAAGGTCATTCGTTTTGACGAGCAATGGTGGTTTGTGGTTGAAGCTCAAGCGTAGgtctaaataa